Genomic segment of Leopardus geoffroyi isolate Oge1 chromosome B2, O.geoffroyi_Oge1_pat1.0, whole genome shotgun sequence:
AAGCTTCGATGAAGCAGGTGCTCCTCAGAGAGCCTGGAGGAGAGGCCACATCTACACAAAGTCTCAAAGGGATGAATGGCAGGTCAAATGTGTAAGTGTTTGTTATTTGAAGGAGTTGTCAAAAGAACGTCGTAGCAAACCAGGATGCGCTCTTCGTTTAGGAGCTGCAACCCCTTTAGAGGGGTGACTACTGAGGAGAGGAGCGGAGAGCATTCACAACAACATATAATGTCGAGTGAGTGCTTGCGTGCAGCCTCCAACACTTTCCATGCAGAATCTCCTCGAAGCTTCACTGCTCTAGAACTCGGACTTTCTTACGTACTCGCAAAGAACAAGCCGAGCAGACACCGCCCAGGTCATAGGGAGAGCGTGGCAGCAGGCTGTCTCCAGAGCTTGGCTCGGCGTGTGCGACTGGGGGGAGGACTGGGCTGTGATGCAGGGACAGTGGCAGCCAGAAGCCGTCCCCAAGGAACCATACGGTCCGATCATATATAAACTGGAGACTCCCGGCAGGCAGCACAGGGTTCTCGACACTTGCATCCAGCGAGGCTCGGTGAGGGACGCAGACATCCATCGATCGAGAAGAGCAGAAGACACTTGGCAATAAAGACATGCTTAGCGTCAAAGCTGACCTCAAGCGTCTCGGGGACGACGGCGAGTATTCGGTGAGCATTTCCGGCTTGGTCTGGGAGACGTGAGGGGCAAGCGTGAGGCTTGTGTGTGGAAGGTGTCGGAAGCGTCGCCCGGAGTGCCGGCTGCAAGGCTGCGCGGAGCCGGGAGGGTTCCCGGAAGCCCCTCCGGGCCCGACTCCGGCTCAGGGGCCCCGCCCGGTCGGCGCCGCTCGCAGCAAAGGAGACACGAGCGATGGGCGGGCCCAGAGTGTGGTTACCGCCCCTGCTGTCGGGGTTTTCAAACAGGTCCGGCACTTTGCTATAAAAGGGCTGCTTGGCGCCGCCGGGAGTGGTGCTTCCGTAGCGTTGCGGTGGTGTGGTGAGGATGTCTGGCCGCGGCAAAGGCGGGAAGGGGCTGGGCAAGGGGGGCGCCAAGCGCCACCGCAAGGTGCTGCGCGACAACATCCAGGGCATCACGAAGCCCGCCATCCGGCGGCTGGCCCGGCGCGGCGGCGTCAAGCGCATCTCCGGCCTCATCTACGAGGAGACCCGCGGGGTGCTCAAGGTGTTCCTGGAGAACGTGATCCGGGACGCCGTCACCTACACGGAGCACGCCAAGCGCAAGACGGTCACGGCTATGGACGTGGTGTACGCGCTCAAGCGCCAGGGCCGCACCCTCTACGGCTTCGGGGGCTAAGTGTCACCGTTCACCCTACCGAAAGCATGCAATTCTCATCCAAAGGCCCTTTTCAGGGCCACCTACCGCGTCCTCCAAAAGCGCTGTCCACTTCGTGTTCCCAGTCGCTGTTGAGCCAGGTTAAGTAGTCGCTGCGTTTTGCGGTTTTGAAGTGAAGTTGATTTGA
This window contains:
- the LOC123609505 gene encoding histone H4 produces the protein MSGRGKGGKGLGKGGAKRHRKVLRDNIQGITKPAIRRLARRGGVKRISGLIYEETRGVLKVFLENVIRDAVTYTEHAKRKTVTAMDVVYALKRQGRTLYGFGG